From Calliphora vicina chromosome 3, idCalVici1.1, whole genome shotgun sequence:
tgttgttttatttgttttgcaattgataataaataaaaattaaagaaatgaaatgaaaaataaataaataaataaaaaaaaattgtcgctGTTTCGtggttaaacaaaaaacaatagatagataaaacaataaaaaaagctttattgaTGATTGTGTGTTTTGTCCTTTTGTCCAAATTGATCAGATGCTTTTACAGATTTGGATCCCTTAGGTACTGGTCGCACCAGACCTTACGTGGATAAGAAATACTTTTTCCAAGAGCTTAAAAATCCTCCAAAAAAAGTACTCAAAGATTTGACAACAACTAATGCAATCACAACAACTACAGCTATAACTGCAACGGCAGCTAACATGATGATGGCTACGGCTACATCGACTGGTATAAATTTAATGGctgaaaatcaaatgaaaaatatgtgcTCAGATGACATTTTGAACTTAGGCGATTTAGAATCGATGAAATCAATACAATATCAGCAACAGCAATATCATCAAAATCAACAGCAAGCATATAAAATGACAAGTGCCACCTCCACCTCCACCACCACTACCACTTTAAATACTTTACTAAcaacatcatcaacaacaacaacaataccatcatcaacaacagcaataatattaccaacaacaacaacagccaatACAATAATTAACCTTGCAGGTACAACAGGTACTATCACTACTAATACTACTACTATTATCCCCCGTACTGTTACTGCTAGTACTACTAGTAATAATACTAAGAATGCTAGTAGCTCTAGTACTTCTACTActgctactactactactgctattaattataataataataataataggaaTAATAAAATTGCTATTGCTATTGCCACATCAGCCACTACTAGCACTGCTACAACTGTCTATAATAGTCATGCCTCATTAGCAACTTGTTCCACCATCACCAcagccaccaccaccaccaaaaACACCAACACAATTTGTGccacaaataatttaattgtaaatgtatctaatattaagaataacatCACTGCTTCTTCCTCTTGTGCTTCTGCCACCACTACTTTAAATTCTGCTTTTACTCGTACATCAACTTCTTTAATATGCACTTGTCCCACCTCCATAATTGTAACATGTACAACAACCAATGCATCaactaataataaatatacaacTAACAATACTAattataataattgtaataataataataaaaataacaataacaatattcCTAACCatactaacaacatcaataaaaaTACTAGTAGTAGCAATCTCTTACTAACAACAACCAATCATCATCAATCGAAACCATCAACATCACTAGCCAAAAAATCAATGCCCATGTCCATGCCTTTGAATATGATGGCCATGAATATGAGCAATATGAGTATTATGAGTGTTGGTAGTTCTGGTGAAGGTGGTGGTGGTCAAGGTGGTTCGGTCTTAGCAGCGTTTCAAAATGcatcatcttcatcatcatcatcaataaaaccaataacaacaacaacatcgtcatcatcatctttcaccaccaccaccaccacaacaacaataacaacaactccaacaacaacaacatcatcaacaaCTACTCAGAATTCAACTACTTTGAATCAAACTAATACCTTACGTTTTTCTCGATATCATCCTCCTCTAGAACCAGTTGCCGTACCCGCAGCTGCTACCGGTGATCCCGTCATGTTGCCCCGTGACACCGATCCCTTTTCGCCGACTCGCAAGAAAAGTGATCCCTTCGAAGAGGGCGGTGATCTATTTTCGAAATTGGATCcctttgaatttgaatttaccAACAGTGGCATTGGTGAGGTGGACATTACTCGGAAAGCTGCCACTTCTTTATCGCCCTCAACGGTCGACCAACTGACTGGTAGTGGTGCGCAGGTTTCCCAAGATCTGTTGGCCGGCCATTTGCAAGTGAATTTACCACCTGAAGGTGACTCAGCGCAACCCATTAGTACGGTGCGATCACGTCCGGTACCCTCGGCCATGAGTGCTGTAACAAGTGGTGTTGGCATAGCGCCTGCCTCAGGAGCCACACTACCTCCTACTTCGATGTTGAAACAGCAGACAGTCGATGTGATTTCCAGCATATCGAATAAGAAAATGCCTCATCTTTTTGGCCAATCGTCAAGATTTTCCAAACGCGATTCGAATTCCATAAACATGAGACGCCTGCAGGAGTCGGATTCTCTTAGTGAAACAGAAACCGCTCCAGAACCTCCACCCCGACCAGATTACGCTATATGCGTTGAACCTCCACCCTTACCACCTAAAAAGCAATTCAATGATTTTGTCATAAGATCACGCAACGGACCCAGTCACAGCTTGAGTTCAACGGTAAATCAATCAATGGCCGGCAACCGTTACGATAGTCTTAACTCAGTGCTGGCCTCTAAAAGCCAAACTGGACGTTCTGCCAACACAGATGTGCCTCCTATACCGTTGCCTTCACGCCGAGTGGGACGTACCGATGGCTCTTATCCCGGGCCGGGAAGGCCACGCAAGCCCGGTCATACCGAAGATGATTATTTGGCACCCATATCTCTAATCGGCTCCGGCACAGGTAGCTCCATTACAAATGCCAGTATAATGTCAGATGTGCCTCCTCTGTTGCCGCCTCCCACACAAACATCCTCCAGGGCTCGGACTCAACGTCAACAATCGCTTAATCAGCAAAGTAAGGCGCACGatatatatgaaaacaaaagtgAAATACTGCAACAGAtccaacagcagcaacaacaacaacagcagcagcagaaaCAAACAATATTAGAACATCACAGTCCCGCTCCAGGGGCCATACATACCCTCACACAACTCCTAACTCTGGGCATCGATGAATTGGCTGTTAAATTAAATGTGCCTACGAGCAAACTCTCGACAATGACTCTGGTTGAATTGACCTCGTATCTGTCGGAATTCTTGGAACAAAATAAACCCACTAAAGTAGAATACAAAGTGGAAACCTCTCAAGAGAATACCCAACAACACTCAGCGCCTATATTTAAGGTGAACTTTGATCAAGAGGCCACATTTGTAGCGAAATTTGATGATACATTCGGAGAAGATTTTCATCAACACTCTTCGGCAGGAACTTCAACCAGCTTTGAAGCGAATTTTGCCCAATTTGATACAGTCAGTGTGGAGCCGCCCGGGCAGGATAATACTCAAAATGCCAACTTGGTGCCATCAGCAGATCGTTATGCTGTTTTCCGTGAAATTATCGATCAAGAATTGCAACAGCAACAGGAAAGTGTTGATCTAATAGGAGATGTTATGGAAACGGAAATTCCTCACGCCACGGATGAAGAACCATTTGAGGCTACCACTATAACCGACTTAGACATGAATGTAACGCATCAAACTGATCTTTTAAGTGGCGATATGATGGAGGTGCCTGGACCCCAGCCGCCCAAAATAGACACCAAAATCTCCGAGGTATTGGCCCAGGCTAAAGATCGCTATGCGGCTTTGCGTGACTTGATATTGGTGGAAAATCTGTTTGACAAACCAGCACCCAAACCGCCTTCTATTACCACCGATATGGAAACGTTGGGACATAACGATAACAAATCACCCTTCCAAGGTTTTAGTGGTTTTAATGATGACGAAGAAGATCAGGACTTGAGACAACTAATGGATCAAGCCTCAACTTTGGATGCGGTCACTCAACAGCAAAGATTGGGCCTAGTAGACAGTCGTGGCTTTCTAGTGGAACCCTCCTCATCAGCCATAACTGTGGAGGAAGATGAAGACGAGGAGGAGGAAGAAGAGCGCCGGAATAATGGACGTGAAGACACTGGTGGCTTAAGCAGTGCCGATAGCAATGAAAAGGAACAAGACAAAGACACCATGCCAACAACACAATACGAACAATTAGCCAGCTCCAATCAACAATTGGAGGAGATTGAGGAAAAACCCGAGATCTTTAATGATAATCCCCAAATTAGTATCACTCAAAGTCAAATGCCCACCAACAGCGACAGTAAATATTTATCGGTGGTTAGTGTGGCTTCTTCGGGCCTATCGGGTTCCAAAGATGACTTGGAAATCGACGATTTAATGCATAGAGCCATTTCCAACTTGTCTCTAGATTCTAGAGAACGTAATTCACCAGCCATAGCGCCCCAGCAACAAAACACCCACTCAACTACTACCACCATGACGCCACCGCATTTCAATGATGTCAGCACATCACCCATACCCCTGCAAAGGTCGCCGTTACCTTCTCTAACTAGCCAACAAAATAAGTCGCCCAACAACAAATCACCCCAACAAGTATCGCCACTACCCTCTCAACTCACAGTGGTTTCGCAAATAATCGATGCTGCTACCAAACAAATACAAAGCGATGCTATATCAAAGACTTCTAACGATTCCTGGGCCACTTTTGATACACCGCAACACCAACCGGTCATAGCATCCGATAAACGGGCCAGACCTGCGGCTAAACTTGTGGCAAAAGCCAACAATTTCCTTAATTTACCACCACCTCCCGGCTCCATTTCGAATTGTTCTCAAAATGATAGTGCCATAGAGTCGCCTTGCTCTTCGGATCCACGAGAAGAAGCTTGGCACAAACACACCATGGGTGGTAGTAGTTTATCGCTGGGACATCAAGCAGCTCCCTTAGGTGGTAGCACTTCAGCGCAACGACGTTATCACAAAAAAGAACGACAAAATACTTCCTCCTCATCGCGGGATCTAAGCTGGGATGAAGATCAAGGTAGTATACCGCCAACTCATGTTCTGGACTATCCGCCGCCAAGTAAACGTTTGTCTGGGCAATTACAAGGTAGTCTAACGACTGACCGTCATGGTTACTATCGACGTCATGCCAGACGCATGAATTCCTGTGATGATGAATATGAGTAAGTAAAGGTTTTGCAGAGAGAGAGACAGTAAGTTTTGAAAAGATTTGCTAATAtttttgattgaattttgattgTAGTTATGAACAAGACTATACCACTAGCCGCAGAGACAGGGAGCAGTGTAAATATAAGCATAGTTTGAGCAGAAGTAGGGATAATTTTGAAATGGGTAAGTAGCCGAAAGACAGAGATAGAAGAAAGAGTTTTCAGAGATTGAGACATTCTAAACTTTTGCAGATTCTCCTGGCTGGTATCACCATCATGGTCCCCAACATCCACATCACACTTGGTCCTCCCAAGATATCGAACAGGCCCGGGGACGCAACTTTGAGCGCTCAGCCTATGAAAGAACCACTTACGGACCTCCTATTTACGATAAAAGAGGTGTGGGTCCTCCTCTACCACCCACTTCCAGTTACGATAGACGTTCGGCTGGTGGAGGTGTCTATGACAAACGTGGTAAATACTATCGTGGAGATTCCAATCCTCGCTCTGCCGAACGCATTTACAATCTGGACGATTTCGATGAAATGTTGGCTGCTTCGGGAAAAATTCCCGCACATCTGGCCTCCATGTACGAAGAAATGAAGGCCGAATGTTGTTCGCCTCCATTGCCAACACATCGTCAACAACGTACGTCCGACTACATGTATGAACGTGATCGCAAATCTTTCGATCGTGAAAGTCTTGAATCGTACGAAGGCTCCAATGTGGTACAACGGCGACGTAGACGTAGCTATGATAGTGGCGGCATACCCTCGGATCCTTATGGCAGTTGTGATAGTCGTGATGAATACCATGGTCGTGAACGTTGTGTGATGACGGCCGATAAAAGTCGTTCGTTGCGCAAATCGTTGAAATCCTTACGTGTTACGGGTGATATTGATTATGATCAAGATTCAGAAAAGGAATATCATTATCGTGATCAAAGATCACGTTGTGATACTAGAAGTTTGCAGAGACCTAGTCAATTAACTACTCAGGGCGTTGGAGGGGTTGTTGTAGGAGCTGGCGGCAGTGTGTTGGGTTCCCAGAGTCGCATTCGCAAGAGTAGTGGTTCAAGTCCCTGGGACGGGGAAGGTAAGTcgagtttgttttatttttatgagtATCTAATgaaatttgcatttatttttttgatttagaaCCTCCTTTGCCGGGACAAAAAACTACTCCGTCCTCTTGGAAACGCCCTTCCAGCGCAGCCGAGGCTGAACGACGAAGAGCTGCTGTTAAAGGACAAACACCTTCCGGCTCGGATGAAGATAAAGATCGCAGGTATTTgaggaatatttattttttttctacacaaattgtttatatatgattcggcacagccgaatatagctttcgtACTTATTTCAagtgatatttatttgaatttcgtTTTATAACACTTTGTTAGATACCGCAAGAAGAGGACTACACGCAATAAGGATTTACCAGGCATTCCTAGCAATGCTGGTCGATATGGCCGCAGTGGCAATTATGATTATATCTCATGTGAAGATCTGGATGACGATGCCGAGGATTATGTGGACGAAGAAGAAGAAGAGGAAGAAGATCGTGGCATTGAACATGATGAAATTTCACCAGCGGATGAGGACAAATTTGCTCGTCTTGAAATGCGTCGCCATGAAATGCACAATCGCATGATGGATGCCCATGTTAGAAGGAGAAAAGAGGTGCCACCACCAGCACAACCGCAAGTAAGTTCGATGGCATACCGTAAGGGTGGTAAGGGCGGCTACATAAGAAGGCCTTTACCCCCACCTACCGAACCCAAACATCCCCAGGACTATGGCTTCGACGATGATGATGGAGATGATGGTGAATATGAACAGACACCCACGCCCAGATCGAATACAAGTAGTGCTTTACCCACAGCCACACCAAATGCTAGTACCAAATTTAGTTTTGATGTAGGTTTCGAATCTGACTTTAATCAATCCTCACCGCCCCCGGCACCCGCTGGTACAGCCTCCAGTTGCAATTCTACACCAGCAGCCAATGTCAGTGCCGCCAATACACCGGCTTCCAAGTCTTCATTTAGATTTTCCAATGACTTTTCAGCTGGCCAGGACCGGGAAAAACATTTCCAACATCCCCCGGCGGGTTCCTTGCAGCAATATGATTTAGAAAACCGAGGCATATCGCCGCAAACCTCTCAGACCCAGACCAGTACACCAAAGCTACGTTTCGATGACAATGTCAAGGTGTCACAATTCGATGATGCATTTGAGGATGACTTCTCCAAGGCCACATTTGATGCCTTCCAAAATGATGATGTGCAGTGGCAAGAGTCCATACAGAAaacaaccaaacaacaaatacgCAATAATAAATTGCAACAACGCCAGCAGGATTTGATTAAGAAATCCGAGTCGGTAAATATATTTGCCAAAAAAGTCGAAGATCCCTTTGAAGATGATGAGTTCTTTAATAGTCCTCCTTCTACCATACAACTCACGGCCaacacagcagcagcagcagctgcaAACGATAAAACCGAAAATCATAAAACAAACGGTAATGGTGGATCGGGCGGTAGTAAtaatggtggtggtggtggtaacGCGGGCAGTACAGCAGGTTGGGATGATGACAATACAAATTTCGCCAAATTTGATGAAAACATGTGATTTgataaatttatggaaaataaatcaaaaactaatataaaacaCCAAACGAATTGTTACAACCATTTGTACAACAATACAAACGCAGCGAATATCTGGGATGGCGTTAACATTAACGAGGAAGATGATGACAATTATGCTGAAATAGATGTGCTAGCCACCAATGATTATTACTACATCACAAATCTAAATCAATATTAtgagcagcagcaacagcattaTACTGCAAATAACTCTACATCTCCTTATAAACATGACCATCCTCAGCATCATTATAAATGTCCGcgcattgaaaacaaaaaaccttTATATGATACATCTTCCTCGTCGTCCTCATCATGGTCTGATTTTACTaccaacaataataaatataacctgaataacaacagcaatattaaatatcaatcaacaaatcgtattaCTACAACATTTAGCAATTTAAAATGTCATCATCATCCATCCCACCATCCTCATCATGTGCCACACCATGTGCCACATCATCATCAATCAATATTGGAAAAGCCTTCAACAGCAATTAATTCATTTAAAGGCCTATCATTGGGTGCCTCTACCACTTCCTCTACGAGTGTTTTACGCAACACACAGAAACGTTGTCGCCGTAAGTTATTcgcttttaattttatgttgaaaaattttataacatacCGCTTTAAATATGACATACTTTAAGACTATACATAGTACATATATAAAGTGCATGATGTTTTACAGAAATATTTAGATACGTATATGATTTGATTagattttatatgtatgtatttgtatcaATTGCATTTAACATAAGCAAGTTAGTTGAATGTAAGCcacattttttgtcattttataattgtttgtaATTAAGTTCTAGTTTTTGGTTTGCTAGTTAAACTAGGTTTAATTTTACGTTTTgttaaacttaaaacaaattgtaatcATACCAAAAAATTCTTGGtagctttaaattattttgttcattattaaATTAACCCGGGAGATGATTttgaatcaaaaatatttatagaacaaTTGGTTCCAAATTAATCCTTTTAtctcataaaatataaatattctaaatcgttatagatagcggagtcgatatagacTTGTCCTTCTGTCTTCTGTTAAAATCTAGTTTCTGAAGCTCCCaattaacttacaaacatgattcatACTTCAATATAACAGCTATAGTATTGGTTCGGTTTCTCTCTTACTTTTCTTAGATGCTTCAAATTTCTATAGTTTCAGGGGGTTAAGTGTAATTTTCTAAAATCTAAAACTACGACGCCATCTATCctataaaaacaaactttacaGAATTACTCCTCACGTTTCATAAAACATACGTTTAAATGTTGGCCCGATTTTGTTCAGTAGTTCTTGAGTTTATCGATTACGAACAATCACCGctctttataccctacaccaccatagtggggagggtataatgcgtttctgcagatgtttataacgcccaaaaatattagtctaacacccaccttaaagtataccgatcgacttagaatcactgtctgaatcgattaaacgatgtccgtccgtccgtctgactggatggctgtccatgtaaaccttgtgcgcggagtacaagtcgcaattttgaagatatttcgatcaaatttggtacatattattttttcgggccaaggaccaagcctattgaaactggctgaaatcggtccattatttcacctagcccccatataaatatccttccgaaattggactttatccgtcataaatgtttaatctaACTACCACCCAGAAACTAGAGCcgatataaacaatttgtaatgaaattttccaaatttttttttattaaattcattccaaataatttcgtttttaaaccaaattaaaaacaaacgcAATTGATTTTAGCATTTAATTTCGAATGATCGATAATTTCCAAagcatttttaagtaaaaattattgtttttaatacaatgtaattagtttttataacattaacgaaaatactcttaaatagaacaaatttaaaagaaaccattttaaaattatttaaaatttattgaaattattgataaaaaaagaaagattaacgtaattgtttattttaatttgtcaaTAGCAgttaattaaaatcataaaaaacgaTTAAATGACAATTTAAGAATCTCATTATAATGTGAACAAAGGCCGCTTAACTAATCACTATTTAAACCAggtttaaatgatttaattatacatataagtgctggttcacacacgtccagtttacttgagcaagtcttgagtttgtaGATGAAAGAGAAGAGGAGTATTTTTTCGCTCTTCAATAtttgctcaagtaaacttgacgtgtgtgaaccagcaATAAACGataaaatttaagacaaatttttaaaaacaatacaaatttaacaatttatatgttTAAGCTTAAATAAATCTCCGGTTTAACTTAGGATTAGTTAATAAACTTTCAGTCAAGCaagctaaattttattataaagctataatcattttaattttattgttttttttttaattgttttactaattttagtttattttgtatataacaacaacagaaaaaaaactattctaaatgtatataaaaaagaataattaattaaatttaaatttacaattgtatatgtatttatatttaaacaaaatatatgttattatttaaacataattaaaattaaacaaaaaaaaaatactcttaaACTTATTCTTAAAAAACGTTAGATTTcctaattattgaaaaaattaataaaaaaaagcgaGGATaattaagtaaacaaaaaatgaaaaaacaaaaagttgttGAGAAATTAAGTTCTTCAATTGTTTTAGTTACTAAATTAAgcagaagaaacaaaaaaacacacattttcctaaatataaaattctgtccgtttcatatttattttaatttgtttttcttaaatattaataatttagttataaattaatattaaatatatactcGTGCTCTCCTCCTAACCaccaaaattattcaaaataccTACATTCATACCAAATTAAAgagaaaacaaaactttaactaaaactaaaacaacatcaaaaacaatttactatttgcatgtgtt
This genomic window contains:
- the Dab gene encoding protein disabled isoform X3, yielding MQTLRKKTSPCKYRNDPGRFFGDGVQFKAKLIGILEVGEARGDRMCQEALQDLKMAIRAAGEHKQRITIHVTIDGLRLRDEKTGDSLYHHPVHKISFIAQDMTDSRAFGYIFGSPDSGHRFFGIKTDKAASQVVLAMRDLFQVVFELKKKEIELARQQIQSKSLHHHDGQHQLSSLSSLKSAAAAGTAGQNDLSGLGGSTTSAATLSMLNTMVSSSTNTPNTSRLGVNLDSKGASKEISPESVADLVDLEQELSSLQRGITQMERITPNDAHSQQTSTLTSNAAKATTTLVGSGAGGVGGGGGGGSDDPFGDSFTSFPTLPPPEPGRLRSKTTTKPNDITITNIPTTTAGNSSLLSPTATQTRLTPVSAGLNTATVNLQPLDDDDDNWLRELDAHSDVFDTSKTVVPGLMGMPPLASSLTTAVPLPSRAPLAARESSDTPPNHIYETVSCSANPMPADMAELSSISNNATNNADTNTNNLANSSSLSDIFQTAAAESAQNSKLDIKSEPVAVPAAATGDPVMLPRDTDPFSPTRKKSDPFEEGGDLFSKLDPFEFEFTNSGIGEVDITRKAATSLSPSTVDQLTGSGAQVSQDLLAGHLQVNLPPEGDSAQPISTVRSRPVPSAMSAVTSGVGIAPASGATLPPTSMLKQQTVDVISSISNKKMPHLFGQSSRFSKRDSNSINMRRLQESDSLSETETAPEPPPRPDYAICVEPPPLPPKKQFNDFVIRSRNGPSHSLSSTVNQSMAGNRYDSLNSVLASKSQTGRSANTDVPPIPLPSRRVGRTDGSYPGPGRPRKPGHTEDDYLAPISLIGSGTGSSITNASIMSDVPPLLPPPTQTSSRARTQRQQSLNQQSKAHDIYENKSEILQQIQQQQQQQQQQQKQTILEHHSPAPGAIHTLTQLLTLGIDELAVKLNVPTSKLSTMTLVELTSYLSEFLEQNKPTKVEYKVETSQENTQQHSAPIFKVNFDQEATFVAKFDDTFGEDFHQHSSAGTSTSFEANFAQFDTVSVEPPGQDNTQNANLVPSADRYAVFREIIDQELQQQQESVDLIGDVMETEIPHATDEEPFEATTITDLDMNVTHQTDLLSGDMMEVPGPQPPKIDTKISEVLAQAKDRYAALRDLILVENLFDKPAPKPPSITTDMETLGHNDNKSPFQGFSGFNDDEEDQDLRQLMDQASTLDAVTQQQRLGLVDSRGFLVEPSSSAITVEEDEDEEEEEERRNNGREDTGGLSSADSNEKEQDKDTMPTTQYEQLASSNQQLEEIEEKPEIFNDNPQISITQSQMPTNSDSKYLSVVSVASSGLSGSKDDLEIDDLMHRAISNLSLDSRERNSPAIAPQQQNTHSTTTTMTPPHFNDVSTSPIPLQRSPLPSLTSQQNKSPNNKSPQQVSPLPSQLTVVSQIIDAATKQIQSDAISKTSNDSWATFDTPQHQPVIASDKRARPAAKLVAKANNFLNLPPPPGSISNCSQNDSAIESPCSSDPREEAWHKHTMGGSSLSLGHQAAPLGGSTSAQRRYHKKERQNTSSSSRDLSWDEDQGSIPPTHVLDYPPPSKRLSGQLQGSLTTDRHGYYRRHARRMNSCDDEYDYEQDYTTSRRDREQCKYKHSLSRSRDNFEMDSPGWYHHHGPQHPHHTWSSQDIEQARGRNFERSAYERTTYGPPIYDKRGVGPPLPPTSSYDRRSAGGGVYDKRGKYYRGDSNPRSAERIYNLDDFDEMLAASGKIPAHLASMYEEMKAECCSPPLPTHRQQRTSDYMYERDRKSFDRESLESYEGSNVVQRRRRRSYDSGGIPSDPYGSCDSRDEYHGRERCVMTADKSRSLRKSLKSLRVTGDIDYDQDSEKEYHYRDQRSRCDTRSLQRPSQLTTQGVGGVVVGAGGSVLGSQSRIRKSSGSSPWDGEEPPLPGQKTTPSSWKRPSSAAEAERRRAAVKGQTPSGSDEDKDRRYRKKRTTRNKDLPGIPSNAGRYGRSGNYDYISCEDLDDDAEDYVDEEEEEEEDRGIEHDEISPADEDKFARLEMRRHEMHNRMMDAHVRRRKEVPPPAQPQVSSMAYRKGGKGGYIRRPLPPPTEPKHPQDYGFDDDDGDDGEYEQTPTPRSNTSSALPTATPNASTKFSFDVGFESDFNQSSPPPAPAGTASSCNSTPAANVSAANTPASKSSFRFSNDFSAGQDREKHFQHPPAGSLQQYDLENRGISPQTSQTQTSTPKLRFDDNVKVSQFDDAFEDDFSKATFDAFQNDDVQWQESIQKTTKQQIRNNKLQQRQQDLIKKSESVNIFAKKVEDPFEDDEFFNSPPSTIQLTANTAAAAAANDKTENHKTNGNGGSGGSNNGGGGGNAGSTAGWDDDNTNFAKFDENM
- the Dab gene encoding protein disabled isoform X1 — translated: MVKSLVSKLSSASSTLSIASSFGSSHGKHHHDNTAASSTASTAISGDNYLKYRNDPGRFFGDGVQFKAKLIGILEVGEARGDRMCQEALQDLKMAIRAAGEHKQRITIHVTIDGLRLRDEKTGDSLYHHPVHKISFIAQDMTDSRAFGYIFGSPDSGHRFFGIKTDKAASQVVLAMRDLFQVVFELKKKEIELARQQIQSKSLHHHDGQHQLSSLSSLKSAAAAGTAGQNDLSGLGGSTTSAATLSMLNTMVSSSTNTPNTSRLGVNLDSKGASKEISPESVADLVDLEQELSSLQRGITQMERITPNDAHSQQTSTLTSNAAKATTTLVGSGAGGVGGGGGGGSDDPFGDSFTSFPTLPPPEPGRLRSKTTTKPNDITITNIPTTTAGNSSLLSPTATQTRLTPVSAGLNTATVNLQPLDDDDDNWLRELDAHSDVFDTSKTVVPGLMGMPPLASSLTTAVPLPSRAPLAARESSDTPPNHIYETVSCSANPMPADMAELSSISNNATNNADTNTNNLANSSSLSDIFQTAAAESAQNSKLDIKSEPVAVPAAATGDPVMLPRDTDPFSPTRKKSDPFEEGGDLFSKLDPFEFEFTNSGIGEVDITRKAATSLSPSTVDQLTGSGAQVSQDLLAGHLQVNLPPEGDSAQPISTVRSRPVPSAMSAVTSGVGIAPASGATLPPTSMLKQQTVDVISSISNKKMPHLFGQSSRFSKRDSNSINMRRLQESDSLSETETAPEPPPRPDYAICVEPPPLPPKKQFNDFVIRSRNGPSHSLSSTVNQSMAGNRYDSLNSVLASKSQTGRSANTDVPPIPLPSRRVGRTDGSYPGPGRPRKPGHTEDDYLAPISLIGSGTGSSITNASIMSDVPPLLPPPTQTSSRARTQRQQSLNQQSKAHDIYENKSEILQQIQQQQQQQQQQQKQTILEHHSPAPGAIHTLTQLLTLGIDELAVKLNVPTSKLSTMTLVELTSYLSEFLEQNKPTKVEYKVETSQENTQQHSAPIFKVNFDQEATFVAKFDDTFGEDFHQHSSAGTSTSFEANFAQFDTVSVEPPGQDNTQNANLVPSADRYAVFREIIDQELQQQQESVDLIGDVMETEIPHATDEEPFEATTITDLDMNVTHQTDLLSGDMMEVPGPQPPKIDTKISEVLAQAKDRYAALRDLILVENLFDKPAPKPPSITTDMETLGHNDNKSPFQGFSGFNDDEEDQDLRQLMDQASTLDAVTQQQRLGLVDSRGFLVEPSSSAITVEEDEDEEEEEERRNNGREDTGGLSSADSNEKEQDKDTMPTTQYEQLASSNQQLEEIEEKPEIFNDNPQISITQSQMPTNSDSKYLSVVSVASSGLSGSKDDLEIDDLMHRAISNLSLDSRERNSPAIAPQQQNTHSTTTTMTPPHFNDVSTSPIPLQRSPLPSLTSQQNKSPNNKSPQQVSPLPSQLTVVSQIIDAATKQIQSDAISKTSNDSWATFDTPQHQPVIASDKRARPAAKLVAKANNFLNLPPPPGSISNCSQNDSAIESPCSSDPREEAWHKHTMGGSSLSLGHQAAPLGGSTSAQRRYHKKERQNTSSSSRDLSWDEDQGSIPPTHVLDYPPPSKRLSGQLQGSLTTDRHGYYRRHARRMNSCDDEYDYEQDYTTSRRDREQCKYKHSLSRSRDNFEMDSPGWYHHHGPQHPHHTWSSQDIEQARGRNFERSAYERTTYGPPIYDKRGVGPPLPPTSSYDRRSAGGGVYDKRGKYYRGDSNPRSAERIYNLDDFDEMLAASGKIPAHLASMYEEMKAECCSPPLPTHRQQRTSDYMYERDRKSFDRESLESYEGSNVVQRRRRRSYDSGGIPSDPYGSCDSRDEYHGRERCVMTADKSRSLRKSLKSLRVTGDIDYDQDSEKEYHYRDQRSRCDTRSLQRPSQLTTQGVGGVVVGAGGSVLGSQSRIRKSSGSSPWDGEEPPLPGQKTTPSSWKRPSSAAEAERRRAAVKGQTPSGSDEDKDRRYRKKRTTRNKDLPGIPSNAGRYGRSGNYDYISCEDLDDDAEDYVDEEEEEEEDRGIEHDEISPADEDKFARLEMRRHEMHNRMMDAHVRRRKEVPPPAQPQVSSMAYRKGGKGGYIRRPLPPPTEPKHPQDYGFDDDDGDDGEYEQTPTPRSNTSSALPTATPNASTKFSFDVGFESDFNQSSPPPAPAGTASSCNSTPAANVSAANTPASKSSFRFSNDFSAGQDREKHFQHPPAGSLQQYDLENRGISPQTSQTQTSTPKLRFDDNVKVSQFDDAFEDDFSKATFDAFQNDDVQWQESIQKTTKQQIRNNKLQQRQQDLIKKSESVNIFAKKVEDPFEDDEFFNSPPSTIQLTANTAAAAAANDKTENHKTNGNGGSGGSNNGGGGGNAGSTAGWDDDNTNFAKFDENM